Proteins from one Cicer arietinum cultivar CDC Frontier isolate Library 1 chromosome 3, Cicar.CDCFrontier_v2.0, whole genome shotgun sequence genomic window:
- the LOC101491211 gene encoding LOW QUALITY PROTEIN: TPR repeat-containing protein ZIP4 (The sequence of the model RefSeq protein was modified relative to this genomic sequence to represent the inferred CDS: deleted 1 base in 1 codon) — protein MRIAEISLPELRTVHGEGDHQHLLAQIEAIVKQIETHSTDKPPPQTTAANLRHCLTQLSQLAPFSNSLKLRIWKLSYRLWNACVDISNTXXXXXXSTTTIASENHAELRHLTADLLSIASDVTGIPSPAIKSASFYYKTGMLWHNLRKFDLASKCFERATDLISKLDIASITDTGERKLLLDLNLARSRTAWEVRDPNLAVALLXXXXXMLSGSCENYTELAKQFMAFGKSSLSKNSEDASNRDLSEALKLMNEALENCEKGFGAARTREEKVEIRGLRWKVLRFIAAIHLQKEEFESVVKCVKVLRDSAEGGDDHPSLSVLAMKAWLGLGRHGEAEKELRGMVIDRGIPEGVWVSAVEAYFAAAGTAGAETAKGVFLGLLGRCHVSAGAAVRVASRVLGGSGEGARVRAKVVAELVSDERVVALFAGQEAAKDRTAMHAVLWNCGADNFQSKDYGTSAELFEKSMLYIPHDTENRILRAKGFRVLCLCHLGLLQLDRAKEYIDEAEKLEPNVVCAFLKYKIYLQKNDSQGAITQIEAMTTCLDFQPDFLSLSAHEAVACRAPPVAVASLSTMLNFYASGKSMPTAEVTVMRTLVTVLSQEPGNEQQVLKVLKLSHTRASELGPDCFFGKEEVGRRERNWFAVTSWNFGTKTGQDKNYELSAEFLRLASNFYALLVKGSDDESNFMVCKSLVLSVSSMIALEFQRKTAMSETEVKQAVTLLDRAGQMLKSISAENSVNNGQINTIEPDLFFIYTFTAYDIQGRLNDSGSQLFTVKSFASSKACKPQSLLQIGLYASQGPWSNHEVATFALNECLSSFLSSPVPDYQNVALVVRKLIIIASIHKGEKDDDLIYSMYKQAYRIMVGLKEGEYPIEEGKWLAMTAWNRAAVPVRLGQIELGKKWMTVGFDIAKHVSGMEVYKACMEDLLNNLEKRL, from the exons ATGAGAATTGCTGAGATATCCTTGCCGGAGCTCCGGACAGTCCACGGAGAAGGAGATCATCAGCACCTTCTCGCTCAAATCGAGGCAATTGTCAAGCAAATTGAAACCCACTCCACCGACAAACCTCCACCGCAAACCACCGCTGCTAATCTCCGGCATTGCCTGACGCAGCTGAGTCAACTCGCTCCGTTTTCTAACTCACTGAAGCTTCGGATTTGGAAACTCAGCTACCGTCTCTGGAACGCCTGCGTAGACATCTCCAACACC NNNNNNNNNNNNNNNNNGTCCACCACTACAATCGCCAGTGAAAACCACGCGGAACTCCGACACTTGACAGCCGACCTCCTCTCCATCGCCAGCGACGTTACCGGGATCCCCTCTCCAGCTATCAAGTCGGCGTCATTTTACTACAAGACAGGCATGCTATGGCACAACCTCCGTAAATTCGATCTCGCCTCAAAATGTTTCGAGCGAGCCACCGATTTGATCTCCAAACTCGACATCGCTTCGATAACCGATACCGGAGAGCGAAAACTGCTACTGGATCTGAACCTCGCCCGGTCCCGAACGGCATGGGAGGTTCGGGACCCGAACCTGGCAGTGGCACTGCT NNNNNNNNNNNNNNNCATGCTCTCCGGTTCATGCGAGAACTACACGGAGCTCGCGAAACAATTCATGGCGTTCGGCAAAAGCTCGCTATCGAAAAACAGCGAAGACGCTTCGAATCGAGATTTGAGCGAGGCGCTGAAGCTGATGAACGAGGCGTTGGAGAATTGCGAGAAGGGATTCGGTGCAGCGAGAACACGAGAAGAGAAGGTGGAAATCAGAGGGTTAAGGTGGAAGGTGTTGAGGTTCATCGCCGCAATCCATTTGCAGAAAGAGGAATTCGAGAGCGTGGTTAAGTGTGTGAAGGTTTTGAGAGATTCTGCTGAAGGTGGTGACGATCATCCAAGCCTTTCGGTTTTGGCGATGAAGGCGTGGTTAGGGTTAGGGAGACACGGCGAAGCGGAGAAGGAATTGAGGGGAATGGTGATTGACAGAGGGATTCCAGAAGGTGTTTGGGTGTCTGCTGTGGAGGCCTATTTTGCGGCGGCAGGGACGGCAGGGGCGGAGACCGCGAAAGGAGTGTTTTTGGGGCTATTAGGGAGGTGTCATGTCAGTGCTGGTGCTGCCGTGAGGGTGGCGAGTAGAGTGCTCGGCGGCAGTGGAGAAGGGGCTAGAGTGAGGGCTAAAGTGGTTGCTGAGCTTGTATCTGATGAAAGGGTGGTGGCACTTTTTGCTGGACAGGAAGCTGCTAAGGATAGAACGGCAATGCACGCTGTTCTATGGAATTG TGGTGCTGACAATTTTCAGTCAAAAGATTATGGAACCAGTGCAGAACTCTTTGAAAAATCAATGCTTTATATTCCACATGACACAGAGAACAGAATACTTCGAGCCAAGGGGTTTAGAGTTTTGTGTCTCTGCCACCTTGGTCTCTTACAGCTGGATCGCGCTAAAGAATACATCGATGAGGCCGAGAAG CTTGAGCCCAACGTTGTCTGTGCTTTTCTTAAG TACAAAATTTATCTCCAAAAAAATGACAGCCAAGGTGCTATTACCCAAATTGAAGCGATGACTACGTGCCTCGACTTTCAACCAGATTTTCTTTCACTTTCAGCACATGAAGCTGTTGCTTGCCGTGCTCCACCGGTTGCTGTTGCCTCTCTATCAACTATGCTAAACTTTTATGCTTCAGGAAAGTCCATGCCAACAGCAGAGGTAACAGTTATGCGCACCTTGGTCACTGTCCTATCTCAAGAACCGGGTAATGAACAACAAGTTCTTAAAGTCTTAAAACTTTCCCATACACGAGCATCTGAGCTTGGTCCTGATTGCTTTTTTGGAAAAGAGGAGGTTGGGAGACGTGAGCGGAACTGGTTTGCTGTGACTTCATGGAACTTTGGTACAAAAACAGGACAGGATAAGAACTATGAATTGTCTGCCGAGTTCTTAAGACTTGCATCAAACTTTTATGCTCTACTAGTTAAAGGGTCTGATGATGAGAGCAATTTCATGGTTTGTAAATCATTAGTGCTTTCTGTGTCATCAATGATAGCTTTAGAATTTCAGAGAAAGACTGCTATGTCAGAAACTGAAGTCAAACAAGCTGTAACTTTACTAGATAGAGCAGGGCAG ATGCTCAAGTCAATTTCAGCAGAGAACTCTGTCAACAATGGCCAAATCAATACCATTGAACCTGACCTTTTCTTCATATACACTTTCACTGCTTATGATATACAAGGAAGGCTAAATGACTCAGGATCACAACTCTTCACAGTGAAAAGTTTTGCCAGTTCAAAGGCTTGCAAGCCTCAGTCCCTTCTTCAGATAGGCCTATATGCCTCTCAGGGACCGTGGTCTAACCACGAAGTTGCCACTTTTGCTCTAAATGAGTGTCTCTCATCTTTCCTTTCATCACCAGTTCCAGATTATCAAAATGTCGCTCTTGTTGTTCGCAAACTTATTATCATTGCTAGCATCCACAAGGGTGAAAAAGATGATGATCTTATATATAGCATGTACAAGCAAGCCTATAGGATAATGGTTGGTTTGAAGGAAGGCGAGTATCCAATTGAAGAAGGAAAGTGGCTTGCCATGACTGCATGGAACCGAGCAGCAGTCCCAGTGAGGTTGGGTCAAATTGAACTGGGGAAGAAATGGATGACTGTCGGCTTCGACATTGCGAAACATGTTTCAGGCATGGAAGTTTACAAAGCATGCATGGAAGATCTCCTTAACAATTTGGAGAAAAGACTTTGA